Genomic DNA from Lactuca sativa cultivar Salinas chromosome 8, Lsat_Salinas_v11, whole genome shotgun sequence:
TGATGTTGTTAGACAGTCTCTGAACCCCACTTTAAGGATCACTATTAAGCTCGAAAATGGTAGCCATGGTGGATCATCTGGGGCCCCAAACCCAACCCCAACACCAACAACGTTCCCCATGAGAAGATCACAACCCCAGATCCCTTTTGGACCAATTCGAAATGTGTTGTCTGAATTTCTTAAATCTATGCCTGAACCTCTGCATGATCAAATTACAAAATTGCCCCTCGAATTGACATCCGAAGCAACAACCTCTACCCCACTGATATCTAAGCTTGTGGAAAAGATGACACATGCATACTTAAATCAAATCTCTGGTTCCATGGATACCCCAAGGGCCCACACCCCTAGTGGTGAGTCATCAACTGTGAAGAATAATGAGGCTGTGGTGAACCCTGAAGCTACTGAAAGTTCAAACTCAAAGAAAGAACAAAGAGAAGGTTGCAAATACATCTGAAGGTGTGAAGTTTAAAGATGTTCAATCACCAAAACCAATGGATCTTAATGCTCCTTACTTTGACTATGAAGCTTTTCCATCAGCTGTTGAAGGGTATAATGGGAATTCCTCTACTGAGAAAAACAAAGACACTACTGATGATGTTGAGAACAAGAAAGATTTCGGATGGGCTCAAGGGATGCTGAATGAAACTAATCAATGCCCATTTTTAGGGATGCCATTACCTAATGAGTCCTATCATCATCATCCTTCTCGTGGACATGGTCATCATCATCATTAGAAAAGATATGGCCATGGGAACGTCTTAGGAAGTCTGGTATTCCATAGAGGTGTTTGTTGTGATGGTTGTGGAGTCCACCCGATAACCGGGCCCTGTTTTCAAATCCAAAGTGTAAATAAAATCTTGAATCTTTGTTgttaaattcaaaatttcaaTTCCATCTTTTTTTTATTCTAACTTTTTATACTTTCTGGGTTTTGCTTTGAAGTAAAATCTTGAATTCGTGTTAGAAATTGAGGGAATCAGGTCAAAATCTTAAGGACATCCGAATTTACTATCTGGTTGTTAATCTACTCCATCCTGGAAGTCATTTCTTATAGATTGTTGTCTCACTTTATGCAACCAGGTCAAAATATGTTCTTGAGTACAACAAGGAAATAAATTCCCTTTTAGGAAACGAGAAGTCCAGCCCTAGCTCGTTAATTGAAGATTCAAAGACAATATTAAAGGTATTTGTTTTCTTGAATTGTTTCTTTTTATCATATTGTTAATCATTatgttttctttataaaatcttcACAATAAATTGATTAGGAGCCAAGCTCTCTGAAAGCTGCATGGTAGCTCCTTGAAATATTGTATGCCAATAAACAATCTCAGTCATGGATCCCTGAACAACTTGTTGATTGGTTAACTGTAAGTATACTTGTCTAAAGACTAAACTTTTACATGAATTTAATCATCTTTTTAtttataatgaataatacattaaTACTTCTCTGATACTCTCAGGATTATGATAGTTTGTTCTCTGGACAAGTGCCAACTGTCCATTTGAGATTGGTGGAATTTCAAACACAAATTACTAATATACAGACAGTTGAAAATGAAGTTGCACACTGGCAAGCAATTTCTTCAGCACTTTCAGTTGGTTGGCTAGACATTGTAGTGAGTTTTACATACTTATAAGTTAAACCACAAAAGGTTAATtaacatatataataaataataatcataAAAAGTTAAAAGCATCAATATTGTTTTAACTTTAGGTGAAGTTTTTGCATTTGCATGGATCTTATCAGCTTAATCAGCTAGGAACTCGTGAGGTTTGTATCCAATTACATTGTTAAGAGTTATATATAGCTCACTGTATGTAGGGGCATTTACGTCATTTCTCATTAAACAGAGAAATAATGGACTTGTGGAAGCAATTACTGTTCTAATATAAAAAAATGCCACATATGCGTGTGGATTTACCAGATGGTAGAAGGCGTGCAAAGTCAGCTGCACTTGGTCTTGCAATTGCAGGAGCTGTTGCTGTAGGGTATATGACACTCctttgactttttttgacttcATGAATCTAATTAACACATGATTTTTTAGGTATTCAAATATATTTGTGACTGCTCCTAGCCCAGAAAATCTCAAAACGTTATTTGAATTTGTATTAATGGGATTTAGTATGCTTGAGTACAAGGTAAAACTTGTTTCCATTTCTTGTTGTATATATTTTCGTATAAATATGATGATAACAGTTGATTTGTTGTGGGTTgtgtggtgatggtggtgagttGATTTGTTGTGATAATTGTCCATCGAACTTTTCCTCTAACATGCTTATGTATACTGGTGTGTCTTGCTTTccctttatttatttcttaaccattatttttaatttcatttactttaataattatataagtaAATGAAAATAGAATCATTTATAATTTCTTGTCAATGtctaaaataaaagttaaaaaaatcaatattttatttACAGACCTTGACCATTTTTTTAATGATTAGGGTGGTCTACTAGTTATTATCTGACAATGAACACTTTAATGGTTATAGTTGATGGATTACTCATAAAGCTATTTACTAGCTAATGATAAAATttgataaaatattaaaattgatAAGATAtctaatatataaatgatataaaAAGTATGTAAAAAATTGAgtgtttttttatattattaaaagataTATTCGAgagaatataaaaaaataaataaatgttagtTAAAATGATATTCTAAGAAGAGTTTTTTTAAAAGATTAGGTTATGAGCCACTTTTTAATTACCATGACTatctggaaaaaaaatcaaatcatatAAGTTAGCTTATATATTTAGCTAAGCTAGttataaaatgttaaacatatatcCTCTCACAATCTTTTTTTGTTTTCCACATCATCGTTAAATTATATCCTCTCACATTTTATTTACAGACCATGTGAATATTGTTTGACATTACTAATAACTTTTGATCTTGATTTTTTATAGGTTTATTTCGTGTTTCATTCCCGGAAAATTCTGCATCCCTTGCTAATCAGTAGGGTACAAATTCAACCTCTCCTACCCTTACTGAATTTCTTGCAGGTGTTACTGTTGAGAACTTAGTGAAATCATTGCACCAAGCATTGGGTAGCCTTGGTTTAGGGAAGACCAATCTTAAAAGATCCAATCTGAGTGATGAAGATGCTTAGTCGAGTTTATCTTTTTGGAAAAACAATGAGTCTTCATTTTCTGAGCCTTCTACAACCTCCTCTTCTGGTTTCTGGGATAGGACTATTCATAGCAAGATATCGAGTATCAATGATCATGATGATTTTGCCTCAGCTGTCAGTTATAACAGATGATATTGCTAATCAGAATAACAATATCATGAAAGAATGTAGTGATGATAAAGTCATAATAGATGGTTTGGGAAATAAGAAGTTCAATGATAGTAGTGATTTATCATAGAATTTACTTTGTCTAGATATTGCAAATTCTATTCCTAGCATCAACAAGTTACCTCCTCCTTTTTCTTCAGGTGTGTATTATGTTGTTATCGATTGATTATTGTTTTTAGTTAATttattcacatatataacattTGTGCTTATTTTATGGTTCTAAGAGTTTATGTATGCAAGTCCTGTTAACGAGTCAAGAAATCCGCTCCCAGTTATACTTTGTGTCATACAGGTTtgctatttttttagttttttttaatatttatatggtTGATTATTAAATGATTCTTGTCTTATCTGTTACTTGCAGCTTGGATATGGTTCAACTGCCATAGAATTGTTATCAAGGTACTTTTAATCAACATGTTTATGTTTTGGTATTTCCATATATACCCGTTTGATCACATAGTATACACTGTTGTCACGTTTCCATTTCATGAGTCTACGTCAAGCACACATGGTGAAAAGTTGAAATCACTGGCTACACATGATATTACTGGCGAGATGGAGGTAAGTTGACATTAAGCTTATTAGATACATGAAAGAGCATAAACGAACACAAAATGAACgggaagaagaagaatggttttACAAGAAATCCCAAAAGGAGAATATTTATTTAATGCAATATCCCTCTGGTTTATATTCGCTCCCTTTTATCGTTTGGATCAAATTTTGTTGGTATTATCAAATCAATGAAAATTAAAATTGATAAGGAAAAATAAGTAACTAATCACATGATTTATGGAAATGAGAGATATCATTTGGTTTTACAACATAAAGAGAATAGtaaaaaaatgtgaaatgatCATTTGTCAGCAGATATTGTATTTTTAATATAGAaagtaatatattattattatttgttcaAATTCATCAGATTTCCAATTGTGAAGCTCTGCTTTGTCTCCATCATCTTGATATCATCAAATTCAGCCATCTAATGTTCCTCCCCATTTTCAGGTTAAGCCATAAGAAATGGCTATGCTTCTTTCTGAATCCATCTCTAAACTATATGCAATGGTAATATATGTAGCTGAAGCCACACTCAATTTCAAGCCAGAAGTAAAGCAACTCTATGTCACCTTAGACAGAATAGCACCAATCATTCATGAGGTAATGAATATGTATCACCCACATCAGCACTTGCTAACCATATATTCAAAATCCTATTTACAAAATGATCCAAAGAATCATTTTCCTAAGCTTACAAAATGATCCAAAGAATCATTTTCCTAAGCTTAGTGGCCTAATTGGCATTGGCAAAGAAAAtagacaaaaaatatatatagttGGATGCCATACCAGCTCTATCATATCATCTTGTATTGTATTGCATGTTAAGTTACTGATTTGCCATGTGCAAGTTCTAATAGCTCTAGCAACCTCCTTCCATGCCCTGCAGCCTCTCAAAGTTCATGCATTCAGGTTATTCTTTTAGAAATGAAATTGTCAAAGGAGATTGACAAAGGAGAATTTAGTCATTGGTTTCTTTTAATGTTTTAcatgttttgttttctataataaatattatgcaatattagcaatgtgttgcatttacttactattggaatgattatttgtatttgacatattattgcaatgaattatctttattgtttatggtattttattttgtattatgagacttttaatgtgttatttaatttgaaaattagtaaatctatcaaaaatatataattttaaaaacatttaaaattatgacacgcaaaaatgcgtgtcgtcttcctttatgacaggggtttccttgatacgcattgcgtgacataaacacgtgcgtcgtaaggttacaacATACAAATGCgtatcatcttcctttatgacagggccttccttgatacgcattgcgtgtcataactgtgtgtcgtaaatgtgtgtcgtaaTTGCGCTTCGTAAATAGACGACGTGCAAAAGCGTGTCGTGTCTCCTTATGACTGGGACTTCCTTGACCCATATTTGCGCGtcatctgagcgttttacgacacgcattgcgcgtcgtaaaaggctgtttttctagtagtggttagaaatgggtgtctcgtaaattatcattgatcgatggagcgtgtgtggttaaccgtcacatcgaTTGGgtaataaatgacatcgagagtaccaagctaatctGCATGGTTATTtgcatctagtttgtgatcctcggcatcccagtcacaatgtgagagcataatcgagattaaacattccattgaatagttcaatgaatctcaaaatatctaggagtttcattagaTTGAAACTGGTAAATGCTTAGGTTCCTAAAATAGATTCTaatttgattatgacatccctcttcagaattcaaatcgaaaatatggatcctaggcTTAATTTAAAtattgggttaataattaaggtttaaataaatcaactaaattgaattattttatccctttatagatgtcaagttcagaccACTATGGTCTTTCTGGAAATGGTTTTCCTTCTCaatctgaagatgatcttccacaagTTGATCAAGGTGAAGGAATTTTCCCTTCTTTAAATGGTGGAACTAGAAATCATGcttctccaactcttcctccaccacctcctgtTATTCTCCCCGACCCACGTTTTCGTCAAATTGAAAAGTTTGAGGTTACTCAAGCCTTGTTCGCATGAAAACACCTAGAAGGAAAATTTTCTGTGTTCACATGTTCTAAacatgaagtcgcacattgacagattgggaatgttgggtgtcgttttcccaaagGAGCT
This window encodes:
- the LOC128127526 gene encoding protein JOKA2-like, translated to MYGYICELQVKFGKTLRRFSASINDNNLALDTVALTEKIRSLFNFNPDVDFSLTYVDEDGDAVTLADDDDLRDVVRQSLNPTLRITIKLENGSHGGSSGAPNPTPTPTTFPMRRSQPQIPFGPIRNVLSEFLKSMPEPLHDQITKLPLELTSEATTSTPLISKLVEKMTHAYLNQISGSMDTPRAHTPSGESSTVKNNEAVVNPEATESSNSKKEQREGCKYI